Below is a window of Parcubacteria group bacterium DNA.
ATGCTGAGATGTTCAGATGTGCTGCGCTGTCCACCCATTCTTCCGGCCATTTTTTTCCCTTTGCGCACATGCTCAGGAAACGCACTACCAATTGACCCCGCTTGTCGCAATACATGTCGGTGACCGTGTGATTTTGGACCTCCTTTAAACCCATGTCTTTTTACAACACCCTGAAAACCTTTTGCCTTACTCGGCGCAGAAACACGCACAACATCCCCTACAGAAAAAACGTCCACCGTGATCTCATCTTTTTCTTTGAAATCCAACACGTTTTCTACGCGAAATTCTTTCTTATACTGAATATTTTTAGTTTTATTGACTGCCAAACGAATTGCATTATATCCATCACGTTCAACATTTCTCACCAAATCCACGACATTCGGCTCAACACTGATCAGTGTAACATTTTGCGCCCCATTCTCGTCATAGATGGTAGTCATTCCCGATTTTCTTCCTAAAGCAAATTTCATAATCATTATTCTCTAATTCACGAGATTATTTCAATCTCAAATTATTTCTTAAAACAAAAAATGGCCTTTACTGAAGCCAGATTGTATTCTTCTACTAATTTTATAGAAAAACTAACCATTTGTCAAGCGCATACTTGTCAAACAGATCATCCAGCTCGATTAGTATCTCTCTCAACGAGAGACTTAAACGAAACTACTAATTGTAAACCGCACACATCTTTTCCGCAACTGTCACACAATGTGCTACAAATCCGCATGAAATTCCATTCACACAAAAAACCTACATCTTAACCTCAATACTTACACCGGCAGGAAGATCGAGATTTGTCAGATCTTCAACAGTCTTTGGTGACGGATTGATGATATCAATGAGTCTCTTATGTGTACGCATCTCATATTGCTCTCGCGCATCCTTATGCACAAAAGTAGATTTGTTCACAGTTACCTTTTTAATGTGAGTGGGCAATGGCACCGGACCGGATACTTGTGACCCTGTCCTGACCGCTGTTTCCACTATTTGTTTCGCAGACTTATCTATTACTTTGCTGTCGTATGCTTTAATTTTGATACGCATACGCACTGCTGCGTCTTCTTGCTTCGCCATTGCGAATTATCTCTCATTTACAAATTATATCCCCACGAAATATTCATGAGAAAAGGGAGCGTTGCACGTTCTACCTTGTGCAACGATCCACTTTTTTCATCAACTTATTTGATGATCTTTGTTACAACACCAGCACCAACTGTTCGTCCACCTTCGCGGATTGCAAATCGCATTCCATCTTCCATTGCAACCTCCGCACCAAGATTTACAGCCAATGTAACAGTATCTCCAGGCATTACCATTTCCGTGCCTTCCGGAAGGATCACCTCACCAGTCACATCCGTTGTGCGGATATAGAACTGTGGTTTGTATCCCTTGAAAAACGGCGTATGGCGTCCACCCTCTTCTTTTGTCAAAATATATACTTCACATTCAAACTCCGTATGAGGCTTGATACTGCCAACCTTTGCCAATACCTGTCCGCGCTCAACATCTTCTTTCTTGGTGCTACGCAACAATACACCTGCATTGTCTCCTGCCTCACCATGATCAAGTGATTTGTTAAACATTTCGATACCTGTCACAACGGTCTTTTGCGTCGGACGAAGTCCCACGATTTCAACTTCAGCGCCTACATTGATCTGTCCGCGTTCGATGCGACCTGTTACTACAGTACCGCGACCTTCAATCGAGAAGATGTCCTCGATCGGCATAAGGAAGTCCTTATCCATATCACGCTCCGGTTGTGGGATCTTTTCATCAAGTGCAGCAACGAGATCAAGCATTGGTTTTGCAGCCTCATCATCCAAGCTTTTTGATTCAAGTGCTTTGGTCGCACTGCCGCGAATCACAGCGGCATT
It encodes the following:
- the rplC gene encoding 50S ribosomal protein L3 is translated as MKFALGRKSGMTTIYDENGAQNVTLISVEPNVVDLVRNVERDGYNAIRLAVNKTKNIQYKKEFRVENVLDFKEKDEITVDVFSVGDVVRVSAPSKAKGFQGVVKRHGFKGGPKSHGHRHVLRQAGSIGSAFPEHVRKGKKMAGRMGGQRSTSEHLSIVHVDPATNTIAVRGSVPGVAGRIVEIVSLA
- the rpsJ gene encoding 30S ribosomal protein S10, yielding MAKQEDAAVRMRIKIKAYDSKVIDKSAKQIVETAVRTGSQVSGPVPLPTHIKKVTVNKSTFVHKDAREQYEMRTHKRLIDIINPSPKTVEDLTNLDLPAGVSIEVKM
- the tuf gene encoding elongation factor Tu, coding for MAEVFDRSKPHVNVGTIGHVDHGKTTTTAALLHVLSMKGFAKERGVDEIDKAPEERERGISIATAHCEYESDKRHYAHVDCPGHADYIKNMITGAAQMDGAILVVSATDGPMPQTREHILLARQVGVPEIVVFINKVDMVDDAELIELVEAEVRELLTKYEFDGDNAAVIRGSATKALESKSLDDEAAKPMLDLVAALDEKIPQPERDMDKDFLMPIEDIFSIEGRGTVVTGRIERGQINVGAEVEIVGLRPTQKTVVTGIEMFNKSLDHGEAGDNAGVLLRSTKKEDVERGQVLAKVGSIKPHTEFECEVYILTKEEGGRHTPFFKGYKPQFYIRTTDVTGEVILPEGTEMVMPGDTVTLAVNLGAEVAMEDGMRFAIREGGRTVGAGVVTKIIK